The Campylobacter sp. CN_NE2 genome contains a region encoding:
- a CDS encoding FxsA family protein: MLKFLIIPYLILELLITAHFVDNNGFLFYVVEVLFSAVLGVAVVGLSTTANAREIPRITLNSIFGGFGYVIGGILFMVPGILSDILAVAVVIMSFLIKNFNLFGRNTQNYTQNNSQNNTKYKQNDNSEIIDVEIIEEEKK, encoded by the coding sequence ATGTTGAAATTTTTAATTATTCCGTATTTGATTTTGGAGCTTTTGATAACGGCGCATTTTGTCGATAACAACGGCTTTTTATTTTATGTCGTAGAAGTTTTATTTAGTGCCGTTTTAGGCGTGGCTGTTGTCGGGCTTAGCACTACTGCAAACGCAAGAGAAATTCCAAGAATTACGCTAAATTCGATATTTGGCGGATTTGGTTATGTTATAGGTGGAATTTTATTTATGGTGCCAGGAATTTTATCTGATATTTTGGCTGTCGCAGTCGTCATAATGTCATTTTTAATCAAAAATTTCAATCTTTTTGGGCGAAATACACAAAATTATACGCAAAATAATTCACAAAATAATACAAAATATAAACAAAATGATAACTCAGAAATCATCGATGTAGAAATCATAGAAGAGGAAAAAAAATGA
- the hemA gene encoding glutamyl-tRNA reductase → MSYMSVSFTHKNTDIFLREKLSFSNEVKKREILRLIGSNSAIKECFVLSTCNRVEIFAFVDNFEVASKFVVQAISKVSGVEFDELESRADIYEDYGAIHHLFSVAASLDSLVVGETQIVGQLKDAYKFALENGNLGDEIKKAIAKALKCAAEIRNKTEISKNPISVSSVAVSMAKEKLGSLENVEAVVIGAGEMSELACKHLLTHGAKVTILNRNLQNAKNLACNLGDEVKFDSLEKLKSYINKFSLIFSATGATGAIITDDLIESVDFKRYFFDIAVPRDIELSDSDDIEVYAVDDLEDIVKRNLILREEQARIAYGIVGSSTSEFFKEIKTQACTPIVKALRQRAREVSANELDKAIKKGYLKNSDKEEARKLIHQVFKAFLHTPSVNLKNLDGKNEIDSATNAVLDIFGLNEIYESFVKEDKTKETELENEI, encoded by the coding sequence ATGAGTTATATGAGCGTGAGTTTTACTCACAAAAATACCGATATTTTTCTGCGTGAAAAGCTTTCGTTTTCAAACGAAGTTAAAAAACGCGAAATTTTGCGACTAATCGGCTCAAATTCGGCAATCAAAGAGTGTTTTGTGCTTAGCACTTGCAACAGAGTTGAAATTTTTGCTTTTGTTGATAATTTTGAAGTTGCGTCGAAATTTGTCGTTCAGGCGATTTCAAAGGTAAGCGGTGTCGAATTTGACGAGCTAGAAAGCAGAGCTGATATTTATGAAGATTATGGCGCGATTCATCATCTTTTCTCGGTCGCAGCTTCTCTTGATAGCCTTGTTGTAGGCGAAACGCAGATAGTTGGTCAGCTAAAAGATGCTTATAAATTTGCGCTTGAAAACGGAAATTTAGGCGATGAAATCAAAAAAGCAATCGCCAAAGCCCTAAAATGCGCCGCCGAAATTCGCAACAAAACCGAAATTTCTAAAAATCCGATTTCAGTTTCAAGCGTGGCTGTTTCTATGGCAAAAGAAAAACTTGGATCGCTTGAAAATGTGGAAGCAGTAGTCATCGGTGCAGGAGAGATGAGCGAACTAGCTTGTAAGCATTTGCTAACGCACGGCGCAAAGGTTACGATTTTAAATCGAAATTTGCAAAATGCAAAGAATTTAGCCTGTAATCTTGGCGATGAAGTTAAATTTGATAGCCTTGAAAAATTAAAAAGCTATATCAACAAATTTAGCCTTATTTTTAGCGCAACGGGCGCAACAGGGGCGATTATAACTGATGATTTAATCGAAAGCGTGGATTTTAAAAGATACTTTTTTGACATTGCCGTGCCACGCGATATAGAGCTTAGCGACAGCGATGACATCGAAGTTTATGCAGTCGATGACCTTGAAGACATAGTTAAGCGAAATTTGATTTTGCGTGAAGAACAGGCGCGTATCGCTTATGGTATCGTTGGTAGCAGCACGAGCGAATTTTTCAAAGAAATCAAAACTCAGGCTTGCACGCCGATAGTAAAAGCGCTTCGCCAAAGAGCAAGAGAAGTCTCAGCTAACGAGCTTGATAAAGCTATCAAAAAAGGTTATCTTAAAAATAGCGACAAAGAAGAAGCTAGAAAGCTAATCCATCAGGTTTTTAAAGCCTTTTTGCATACGCCAAGCGTGAATTTAAAGAATTTAGATGGCAAAAACGAGATAGACAGCGCTACTAACGCTGTTTTGGATATTTTTGGATTAAATGAAATTTATGAAAGTTTTGTAAAAGAAGATAAAACAAAAGAAACGGAGTTAGAAAATGAAATTTAG
- the hemC gene encoding hydroxymethylbilane synthase encodes MNKIVIATRGSALAMWQSEHIKDLIEKKHGVEVELVSMKTKGDVILDTPLAKIGGKGLFTKELEEHMLAGNSHLAVHSLKDVPVVFPDGLVLAAISEREDERDAFVSEKYAKFSDLPKGARVGTTSLRRKMQLLIKRPDLVIISLRGNVNTRLRKLKDGEFDAIILASAGVKRLGLDKEIAYFSPFSLDEMIPAMGQGALGIECKDERDILGILEFINNKNSVIQTTIERSFVERLEGGCQVPIGVNAQIVGDEVKIRAIVGLPDGSEFIKDETIVLKSECEKAENCQKIGFKFADKFIAKGAKELLKRAESMA; translated from the coding sequence ATGAACAAAATCGTAATCGCAACGCGTGGAAGTGCTTTGGCAATGTGGCAAAGCGAACATATAAAAGATTTGATCGAAAAAAAGCACGGCGTAGAAGTCGAGCTAGTCAGTATGAAAACAAAGGGCGATGTTATCCTTGATACGCCCTTGGCCAAAATCGGAGGCAAGGGGCTTTTCACAAAAGAGCTTGAAGAGCACATGTTAGCCGGAAATTCGCACCTAGCCGTGCATAGTCTAAAAGATGTGCCTGTGGTTTTCCCTGACGGGCTAGTTTTGGCTGCTATTAGTGAGCGAGAAGACGAACGAGATGCCTTTGTAAGCGAAAAATACGCTAAATTTAGCGACCTGCCAAAGGGTGCTAGGGTGGGGACGACGAGTTTGCGTAGAAAAATGCAACTGCTTATAAAACGCCCTGATTTGGTGATTATCTCACTTCGCGGAAATGTAAATACAAGGCTTAGAAAGCTAAAAGATGGCGAATTTGACGCCATTATTTTGGCTAGTGCAGGTGTGAAAAGGCTTGGGCTTGATAAAGAAATAGCCTATTTTTCGCCGTTTAGCTTGGACGAGATGATTCCAGCGATGGGACAAGGAGCGCTTGGAATCGAGTGCAAAGATGAGCGTGATATTTTGGGAATTTTGGAATTTATAAATAATAAAAACTCGGTTATCCAAACCACTATCGAACGCAGTTTTGTGGAGCGTTTAGAGGGCGGTTGCCAAGTGCCAATCGGCGTAAATGCGCAGATTGTCGGTGATGAAGTAAAAATTCGCGCTATCGTTGGGCTACCTGATGGAAGTGAATTTATAAAAGATGAAACAATCGTGCTAAAAAGCGAGTGCGAAAAGGCTGAAAACTGCCAAAAAATCGGCTTTAAATTCGCCGATAAATTTATCGCAAAAGGGGCAAAAGAGCTTTTAAAACGCGCCGAGAGTATGGCGTAA
- a CDS encoding polyprenyl synthetase family protein, with translation MSQNLEKIDFFMREFIAEFGCDEALKMFDELSSGKKLRSKLLLNIAGINEGSLKLCAIIELIQAASLLHDDVIDESDTRRGKPSINATYGSKNAVMLGDILYSKAFFELTKFDKFIAGCISESVAKLSVGELIDVKMGESFNDDEKKYLNMIYLKTAALIESSAMSGAFLAGLDTNKFGEYGKNLGIAFQIIDDILDITQDSAKLGKPALNDYKEGKTTLPYIYLYQNLQGNDKEKLKSLFKKELNSDETAWIKAKFGEFKIIEKCVNLAKNYGEKALQSVSEFKNEKLNEIVLNMINREF, from the coding sequence ATGTCGCAAAATTTAGAAAAAATTGATTTTTTTATGCGTGAGTTTATCGCAGAATTTGGCTGTGATGAAGCTTTAAAAATGTTTGACGAGCTAAGTTCAGGTAAAAAACTTCGCTCGAAACTGCTTTTAAATATCGCAGGAATTAATGAAGGCTCACTAAAACTTTGCGCGATAATCGAGCTTATCCAAGCTGCAAGTTTGCTTCACGATGATGTTATCGATGAGAGCGACACAAGACGCGGAAAGCCGTCCATAAACGCTACTTACGGCTCGAAAAACGCCGTAATGCTAGGTGATATTTTGTATTCAAAAGCGTTTTTCGAACTTACCAAATTTGATAAATTTATCGCAGGTTGTATCTCCGAAAGTGTCGCAAAGCTCTCTGTCGGCGAGCTAATCGATGTTAAAATGGGCGAGAGTTTTAACGATGATGAGAAAAAATATCTAAATATGATTTATCTAAAAACAGCCGCACTCATAGAGAGTTCAGCGATGAGCGGGGCATTTTTGGCAGGTCTTGATACGAACAAATTTGGCGAATACGGCAAAAATCTTGGCATAGCTTTTCAAATAATCGATGATATTTTAGACATTACCCAAGATAGCGCCAAGCTTGGAAAACCGGCACTTAATGACTACAAAGAAGGCAAAACGACATTGCCTTATATTTACCTTTATCAAAATTTGCAAGGAAATGATAAAGAAAAACTAAAATCGTTGTTTAAAAAAGAGCTAAATTCGGACGAAACAGCGTGGATAAAGGCAAAATTTGGCGAATTTAAAATCATAGAAAAGTGCGTGAATTTAGCTAAAAATTACGGCGAAAAAGCTTTGCAAAGCGTTAGCGAATTTAAAAATGAAAAATTAAACGAAATAGTTCTAAATATGATAAATAGGGAATTTTGA
- a CDS encoding alpha/beta hydrolase produces MRRILRQIKRLFFIVCFVYMVVCAGLYFYQEKLIFVPNKLAQNHKFEFKFAKFDEINLKTPDNATLNGLHFYAKNSKGAILFFHGNADNLNSWGRYGEFFVNLGYDFFVFDYRGFGKSGGEIRSENELFDDTDLMFEYVLGKFKKDEITILGYSIGSGLSARIADKFGIKRLILVSAYYNFKDLASSKIPFAPKFLVKYEIPTDKFLANFTAKNPNSQILLFHGKNDDLIEISNSQNLAKFLKPNDKFFELNCGHNDIFSKLEFYEILKSQLK; encoded by the coding sequence ATGAGACGAATTTTGCGACAAATAAAAAGATTATTTTTTATTGTTTGTTTCGTTTATATGGTGGTTTGTGCTGGGCTATATTTTTATCAAGAAAAGCTAATTTTCGTGCCGAATAAATTAGCCCAAAATCATAAATTTGAGTTTAAATTTGCAAAATTTGATGAAATAAATCTAAAAACGCCAGATAACGCTACTTTAAACGGACTTCATTTTTATGCCAAAAATTCAAAAGGTGCGATTTTATTTTTTCACGGAAACGCAGATAATTTGAATAGCTGGGGGCGATACGGCGAGTTTTTTGTAAATTTGGGCTATGATTTTTTTGTGTTTGATTATCGTGGTTTTGGCAAAAGTGGTGGTGAAATAAGAAGTGAAAATGAGCTTTTTGATGATACCGACCTGATGTTTGAGTATGTTTTAGGTAAATTTAAAAAAGATGAAATCACCATTTTGGGTTACTCTATCGGCAGTGGTTTATCGGCTAGAATTGCCGATAAATTCGGCATTAAAAGATTGATTTTGGTTTCTGCGTATTATAATTTTAAAGATTTAGCAAGTTCAAAAATCCCATTTGCTCCAAAATTTTTAGTAAAATATGAAATTCCGACAGATAAATTTCTAGCAAATTTCACAGCAAAAAATCCAAATTCGCAAATTTTACTTTTCCACGGCAAAAATGATGATTTGATTGAGATTTCAAACTCGCAAAATTTGGCTAAATTTTTAAAGCCAAATGATAAATTTTTTGAGCTAAACTGCGGGCATAACGATATTTTCTCAAAATTAGAATTTTATGAAATTTTAAAATCACAACTAAAATAG
- a CDS encoding DUF3298 and DUF4163 domain-containing protein, with protein sequence MKKIGLILMCALFVYADLNPKTEIFYNDNGYEYELLQTNNENLNIFLKNELLNFCGTNLLQDEFMECYENIKNIDIKKYVQNLVEDMENAHKEEVKEQEFDFSLSVRQSFVSQKGDLVQIRQDSHQYAGGAHGMEYSQVFVYDISSDHVLNISEILVSIETAFDALYDEIYKGYINFISTEWYPINEKCNKACQDKEIKEFVEFFWDRNSKTDIICDPAFYFSDEGLTFIYEPYAIAPYAAGMPEIVIPYENLKGIVKDEYLKF encoded by the coding sequence ATGAAAAAAATTGGTTTGATTTTAATGTGCGCATTGTTTGTATATGCGGATTTAAATCCAAAAACCGAAATTTTCTATAATGATAACGGATATGAGTATGAGCTTTTACAAACCAATAACGAAAATTTAAATATTTTTTTAAAAAATGAACTACTAAATTTTTGCGGCACAAATTTACTCCAAGATGAATTTATGGAATGTTACGAAAATATCAAAAATATAGATATTAAAAAATATGTGCAGAATTTAGTAGAAGATATGGAAAATGCCCATAAAGAAGAAGTCAAAGAACAAGAGTTTGATTTTAGTCTAAGCGTAAGGCAGAGTTTTGTATCGCAAAAAGGAGATTTAGTTCAAATCAGACAAGATAGCCATCAGTATGCAGGTGGAGCGCATGGCATGGAGTATTCGCAAGTTTTTGTATATGATATTTCTAGCGACCATGTGTTGAATATTTCTGAAATTTTGGTTTCCATAGAGACGGCTTTTGACGCACTTTATGATGAAATTTATAAAGGATATATAAATTTTATTAGCACAGAGTGGTATCCTATAAATGAAAAATGCAATAAAGCTTGTCAAGATAAAGAAATAAAAGAATTCGTAGAATTTTTTTGGGATAGAAATTCTAAAACAGACATAATATGCGATCCGGCATTTTATTTTTCAGATGAGGGGCTAACATTTATTTATGAACCTTATGCTATCGCACCTTATGCAGCCGGTATGCCTGAGATTGTTATTCCTTACGAAAATTTAAAAGGTATTGTAAAAGATGAATACCTTAAATTTTAG
- a CDS encoding EamA family transporter, translated as MNKLIIVTLIWAFSFSLIGEFLKGVDSAFLAFLRVFLALICFLPFMKFRGVNLGLAAKISLIGAVQIGVMYIFYYKSFTLLKVYEVALFTIFTPFYVTLIYDGLKLRFRPLYILSVAIAVFGAFIIKFNGINSDFLLGFLYVQIANFCFGLGQSAYKFLLESKGYKEQKELFGYFFAGASVVTFFVLLGFGNPQKFSVTPFQIGVIVWLSVAASAVGYFLWNKGACEVDSGVLAIMNNALIPAAIVVNLVFWRHDADLLRLIIGSGIIIFSLYLHKKIMQFYAEKVV; from the coding sequence TTGAATAAATTAATCATAGTTACGCTTATTTGGGCGTTTAGTTTTTCTTTGATTGGCGAGTTTTTAAAAGGCGTTGATAGTGCATTTTTGGCGTTTTTGCGTGTGTTTTTGGCTCTGATTTGCTTTTTGCCGTTTATGAAATTTCGTGGCGTAAATTTGGGTTTAGCAGCTAAAATTTCGCTCATCGGTGCCGTTCAAATCGGCGTTATGTATATTTTTTATTACAAAAGTTTTACTCTGCTTAAAGTCTATGAAGTGGCTTTATTTACGATATTTACGCCATTTTATGTAACTCTGATTTATGACGGATTAAAACTGAGATTTAGACCGCTTTACATTTTAAGTGTCGCAATCGCCGTATTTGGGGCATTTATCATCAAATTTAACGGCATAAACTCAGACTTTTTGCTAGGATTTTTATATGTGCAGATTGCGAATTTTTGCTTTGGTTTGGGGCAAAGTGCGTATAAATTTCTACTCGAAAGCAAAGGATATAAAGAGCAAAAAGAGCTTTTTGGTTACTTTTTTGCCGGAGCTAGTGTGGTTACATTTTTTGTCTTGCTTGGCTTTGGAAATCCCCAAAAATTCAGCGTTACGCCGTTTCAAATCGGCGTTATCGTGTGGCTTAGTGTCGCAGCAAGTGCGGTGGGATACTTTTTGTGGAACAAAGGTGCTTGCGAAGTCGATAGCGGCGTTTTAGCCATTATGAATAACGCCCTAATCCCGGCTGCAATCGTCGTAAATTTGGTATTTTGGCGACACGATGCCGACCTACTCCGCCTAATCATCGGCTCAGGCATAATCATCTTTTCGCTTTATTTACACAAAAAAATTATGCAGTTTTATGCGGAAAAGGTAGTTTAA
- a CDS encoding DUF2018 family protein, whose protein sequence is MDIFEGTPRDKFFDIAFNANRNLVEDEITKLLMKLISYEEICAKHGISEREVEIHVNEKLDFTDELNDKFIELTANILSANE, encoded by the coding sequence ATGGATATTTTTGAAGGCACTCCAAGGGATAAATTTTTTGATATTGCGTTTAATGCAAACAGAAATTTGGTCGAAGATGAAATCACAAAGCTTTTAATGAAGCTTATAAGTTATGAAGAAATTTGCGCTAAGCACGGCATTAGCGAAAGAGAAGTAGAAATTCATGTAAATGAAAAACTCGATTTTACAGACGAATTAAACGATAAATTTATCGAGCTAACGGCAAATATTTTAAGTGCAAATGAGTAA
- the modD gene encoding ModD protein has protein sequence MKDSEIWDYIQSDTAFCDLTTDLQANDIDLNSNAKLVIFTRENLVFSGSLTAQKIAKFLDCEVKFCGSDGQKFSENSEIFVAVGTYANIHKAWKVTQIFLEYSCKISTYTHEMVSKIKKINPKCELGATRKNIPFAKEMCLNSVLAGGGTIHRLGLYDSVLFFKNHTQIYGKFSEFCKKIPEFKAKLPEKKIMIEIENFSDFKTLLSYPVDVVQCDKMDILTLIQCVKFKNEIAPNTAVSAAGGVNLKNCDEFAKTGVDYIITSAPYMQGAMDLSGKISLI, from the coding sequence ATGAAAGATAGCGAAATTTGGGATTATATCCAATCTGATACGGCTTTTTGCGACCTTACTACGGATTTACAAGCTAATGATATTGATTTAAATTCAAACGCAAAATTAGTAATTTTTACAAGGGAAAATTTGGTTTTTTCGGGCTCTTTGACGGCGCAAAAAATCGCTAAATTTTTAGATTGCGAAGTTAAATTTTGTGGGAGCGACGGACAGAAATTTAGCGAAAATAGCGAAATTTTCGTGGCAGTTGGAACTTACGCAAATATCCATAAGGCTTGGAAAGTAACGCAAATTTTCCTTGAATACTCTTGCAAAATTTCAACCTATACGCACGAAATGGTTAGCAAAATAAAAAAAATAAATCCAAAATGTGAGCTTGGTGCAACCAGAAAAAATATCCCATTTGCCAAAGAAATGTGCCTGAATTCGGTTCTAGCAGGTGGCGGGACGATACATAGGCTAGGGCTTTATGATAGCGTTTTGTTTTTTAAAAATCACACTCAAATTTATGGAAAATTCAGTGAATTTTGCAAAAAAATCCCTGAATTTAAGGCAAAATTGCCTGAAAAGAAAATTATGATTGAGATTGAAAATTTTAGCGATTTTAAAACACTTTTAAGCTATCCTGTCGATGTCGTTCAATGCGATAAAATGGATATTTTAACGCTTATTCAGTGTGTTAAATTTAAAAACGAAATCGCACCAAATACAGCCGTGAGTGCCGCAGGTGGCGTAAATTTGAAAAATTGCGATGAATTTGCAAAAACTGGCGTGGATTATATCATCACTTCTGCACCATATATGCAAGGTGCTATGGATTTAAGCGGCAAAATATCTTTGATTTAA
- a CDS encoding menaquinone biosynthesis decarboxylase, giving the protein MQNLQNKWQNEWQNEWIIKLSKAGLLRVIDEPCDIDLEIAHASYIEVKKDDSKALLFTRPTDKDGNFYPPVLTNIFGSFGALNLILGRKPDEIAKEIENLLKPKKPANLGEKLDFLRYLISLRKVFTTKFKGNAPCQELKFMGENADLTKLPALKTWQKDGGRFITMGQVYIKDLHGNTQNLGMYRLQIYDKNRLGMHWQIHKDGANFYNDYKKAGLKMPVSVAIGGDPLYIWCGQAPLPKGIFELLLYGFIRKSPAKLVKSLTNDILVPYDSDFVIEGFVDTNELEFEGPFGDHTGFYTPVLPFPVMRVSAITSKKSPVFHATVVGKPPLEDKFMGYATERIFLPLFKTSAPDLIDYKMPENGVFHNLILAKFDAKYPAHAKQLMHAFWGVGQMSFVKHAIFVDSNAPDLGDYETLARYVLDRISPKSLLFSEGVCDQLDHASPNACFGGKLGVDASSDFSPNSPEILSDDELLAKFKSVCAEILDLKQYFTDIKNPVVLVNLDKKEHAKASFERILKFANHFKIVIFTDPKNSINNLYISIWRIVNNIDANRDIFISGDQICIDATTKFAWEGYEREWPDETLCDKEVVENLIKRQIIDDDKELFLKFDIF; this is encoded by the coding sequence ATGCAAAATTTGCAAAATAAATGGCAAAACGAGTGGCAAAATGAATGGATAATAAAACTAAGTAAAGCAGGGCTTTTGCGTGTGATTGACGAGCCGTGTGATATTGATTTAGAGATTGCTCACGCAAGTTATATCGAAGTGAAAAAAGATGATTCAAAAGCGCTTTTATTTACCCGTCCGACAGACAAAGACGGCAACTTTTATCCGCCTGTGCTGACTAATATTTTTGGCAGTTTTGGGGCACTAAATTTGATTTTAGGGCGTAAACCTGATGAGATTGCAAAAGAGATTGAAAATTTATTAAAACCAAAAAAACCTGCAAATTTGGGCGAAAAGCTTGATTTTTTGCGTTATTTAATCTCGCTTCGCAAGGTTTTTACTACTAAATTTAAAGGCAACGCTCCGTGCCAAGAGCTTAAATTTATGGGCGAAAACGCCGATCTTACCAAGCTTCCTGCGCTTAAAACTTGGCAAAAAGACGGCGGCAGATTTATCACGATGGGGCAGGTCTATATCAAGGATTTACACGGAAATACGCAAAATCTAGGCATGTATCGGCTTCAAATTTACGATAAAAATCGCCTTGGTATGCACTGGCAAATCCACAAAGACGGCGCAAATTTTTATAATGATTACAAAAAAGCAGGGCTTAAAATGCCCGTTTCTGTGGCGATTGGCGGCGATCCGCTTTACATTTGGTGTGGCCAAGCACCGCTTCCTAAGGGCATTTTTGAGCTTTTGCTTTACGGATTTATTCGCAAAAGCCCTGCAAAGCTTGTCAAATCGCTCACAAATGATATTTTGGTGCCGTATGATAGCGATTTTGTGATTGAGGGTTTTGTCGATACAAATGAGCTAGAATTTGAGGGTCCTTTTGGCGATCATACGGGCTTTTACACGCCTGTTTTGCCGTTTCCTGTGATGAGAGTAAGTGCGATAACTAGCAAAAAAAGCCCCGTTTTTCACGCCACAGTGGTCGGAAAACCGCCTTTGGAAGATAAATTTATGGGGTATGCGACTGAGCGGATTTTCTTACCGCTTTTTAAAACTTCTGCGCCAGATTTAATTGATTATAAAATGCCTGAAAACGGCGTTTTTCACAATCTGATTTTAGCTAAATTTGACGCAAAATACCCTGCTCACGCAAAGCAATTAATGCACGCTTTTTGGGGCGTGGGACAGATGAGTTTTGTCAAACACGCTATTTTCGTGGATAGCAATGCGCCTGATTTAGGCGATTATGAGACATTAGCTAGATATGTTTTGGATAGAATTTCGCCAAAAAGTCTGCTTTTTAGTGAGGGTGTTTGCGATCAGCTCGATCACGCTAGCCCAAATGCGTGTTTTGGCGGGAAGCTCGGCGTCGATGCGAGTAGCGATTTTTCGCCAAATTCGCCTGAAATTTTAAGCGACGATGAGTTGCTAGCCAAATTTAAAAGCGTTTGTGCTGAAATTTTGGATTTGAAGCAGTATTTTACGGACATTAAAAACCCTGTTGTGTTGGTAAATTTGGATAAAAAAGAACACGCAAAAGCGAGTTTCGAGCGAATTTTGAAATTTGCAAATCACTTTAAAATCGTCATTTTTACCGATCCAAAAAATAGCATAAACAACCTTTATATCAGCATTTGGCGAATTGTAAATAATATTGATGCAAATAGGGATATTTTTATTAGCGGAGATCAAATTTGCATTGACGCTACTACAAAATTCGCATGGGAAGGCTACGAGCGAGAGTGGCCAGATGAAACTCTGTGCGATAAAGAAGTCGTGGAAAATCTAATCAAACGCCAAATCATCGACGATGATAAAGAACTATTTTTGAAATTTGATATATTTTAG
- a CDS encoding proline--tRNA ligase has product MKFSRLFAPTIKEAPKDAVLPSHIFLIRAGFIEQLGSGLYNFMPLGKMVLNKITSVVRDEMNAAGAQEVAFSVVTPAEAWKSSGRYAVYGKELLRLKDRKENDFVLSPTNEESSVLMVANKVTSYKNLPLNIYQINTKFRDEARPRFGLLRGREFTMKDAYSFHANEADLGREFDLMEATYNKIFTRLGLNFRAVEADSGAIGGSGSKEFMVLADNGEDDILVCSGCKYAANVEAAKRAPKIAPCEAPETDGMMKFHTPETKTIELVANFFKVDKFYTIKAVLKKAIYENGEKIVAFFIRGDDELQETKATNACGALELVDADENEVKNAGFVAGFCGPFNLPESAEFYIDKELENAREMICGANEENYHFIGCNVVSFKAERFKDLIAVQEGDKCPCCGAKLDKTKGIEVGHIFKLGQKYSDPMNAKFLDENGKSVPFFMGCYGIGVSRLVAVAIESSHDEKGCIWNKEISPFALEIIISNTKDEQICKFANELYEKCQNLGINALLDDRNERFGVKMNDYELMGFPYAVLVGKGLANGEVEFITRANLEKQSVSADKILNLIKDKILGE; this is encoded by the coding sequence ATGAAATTTAGTAGGCTTTTTGCGCCGACTATCAAAGAAGCACCAAAAGATGCAGTTTTGCCAAGTCATATATTTTTGATTCGTGCAGGTTTTATAGAGCAGTTAGGAAGCGGGCTATATAACTTTATGCCGCTTGGAAAAATGGTTTTAAATAAAATAACCAGCGTAGTGCGTGATGAAATGAACGCTGCCGGTGCGCAAGAAGTCGCTTTTAGCGTGGTAACTCCCGCAGAAGCGTGGAAAAGTAGCGGACGATACGCCGTATATGGAAAAGAGCTTTTGCGTTTAAAAGATAGAAAAGAAAACGACTTTGTCCTAAGTCCAACAAATGAAGAAAGCTCCGTGCTAATGGTAGCAAACAAGGTTACTAGCTATAAAAATTTGCCGTTAAATATCTATCAAATCAACACCAAATTTAGAGACGAAGCTAGACCTCGCTTTGGGTTACTTCGTGGTAGAGAATTTACGATGAAAGACGCGTATAGTTTTCACGCAAATGAAGCTGATTTGGGGCGAGAGTTTGATTTAATGGAAGCAACTTATAATAAAATTTTTACTCGCTTAGGACTAAATTTCAGAGCCGTTGAAGCCGACAGCGGTGCGATCGGCGGAAGCGGAAGCAAGGAATTTATGGTTTTGGCTGATAACGGCGAAGATGATATTTTGGTTTGCTCTGGTTGTAAATATGCTGCTAATGTCGAAGCGGCTAAAAGAGCGCCAAAAATCGCACCTTGCGAAGCCCCTGAGACAGACGGCATGATGAAATTTCACACCCCTGAGACTAAAACAATCGAACTAGTGGCGAATTTTTTCAAAGTTGATAAATTTTATACCATTAAAGCTGTTTTGAAAAAAGCCATTTACGAAAACGGCGAAAAAATCGTAGCGTTTTTTATTCGCGGGGATGACGAATTGCAAGAAACAAAGGCTACAAATGCGTGTGGAGCGTTAGAGTTAGTAGATGCCGATGAAAATGAAGTCAAAAATGCAGGTTTTGTAGCAGGTTTTTGCGGACCGTTTAATCTACCTGAGAGTGCCGAATTTTACATAGATAAAGAGCTTGAAAATGCCCGTGAGATGATTTGTGGAGCAAATGAAGAAAATTATCATTTTATCGGTTGCAATGTCGTTAGCTTTAAAGCAGAGCGATTTAAAGATTTAATAGCCGTGCAAGAAGGCGATAAATGCCCATGCTGTGGTGCGAAACTAGATAAAACCAAAGGTATCGAAGTTGGGCATATTTTTAAACTCGGACAAAAATATTCCGATCCAATGAACGCTAAATTTTTAGATGAAAACGGCAAGAGTGTGCCGTTTTTTATGGGTTGCTATGGTATCGGCGTGAGCCGTCTTGTGGCAGTAGCGATAGAATCGAGCCACGATGAAAAAGGTTGTATTTGGAATAAAGAAATATCGCCGTTTGCGCTGGAAATCATCATTTCAAATACAAAAGATGAGCAAATTTGTAAATTTGCAAACGAGCTTTACGAAAAATGTCAAAATTTAGGCATTAATGCTCTGCTTGATGATAGAAATGAGCGATTTGGCGTTAAGATGAACGATTACGAGCTTATGGGCTTTCCGTATGCTGTCTTAGTCGGCAAGGGCTTAGCTAACGGCGAAGTTGAATTTATAACAAGAGCAAATTTGGAAAAACAAAGCGTGAGCGCGGATAAAATTTTAAATCTTATCAAAGATAAAATTTTGGGAGAATAA